The genomic DNA TCGATGGTATCATCTCCGCCAATGAAATTCGGGAAATGATTGGTGATGCACCGTTTTCACCCTTTCGATTGACGGAGGTTACAGAACGGCCGGACCGTACGGTAGCGGGGTTGTTACAGGGGAGAATTTGTTTTTTGATCGATGGAACGCCCACGGCTATCTCGGTACCCGTGGTTTTTGTAGGTGGGTTGATTTCTGCAGAAGACTATTACGGACACTTCATGACGGCCCTGCCTCTACGGATTCTTCGTCATGCCATGTACTGGTCATCTTTGTTGCTTCCGTCACTCTATATAGCATTACTTTCGTATAATCAAGACCTCGTTCCAACTCCGTTGCTCATTAGTTTGGAGGCCCAGCACGAAGGAATTCCTTTCCCGACCATCGTCGAGGCGATAGGCATGCAAACTACCTTTGAGGCTCTCCGGGAAGCGGGTCTACGTCTGCCGCGAGCGGTCGGACAATCTGTGAGTATCGTTGGCACGCTCATTATCGGGGATGCGGCAGTCAATGCGAGTATTGTTTCTCCTGGCATGGTGATTGTTGTGGCAGCTGCGGGCGTGGCATCTTATACGACTCCATCGCAGGATTTGGTCAATACAAACCGCATTCTTCAATATCCGTTTATGATCGTGGCGTCGCTGTTGGGTTTATACGGCATCGTCGCATTAGGATTAGTCCTCGTCATCCACATGGTTTCCTTACGGTCATTTGGTGTTCCGTACATGGCACCACTTGCCCCATTTTCATGGCCAGAGATGCGTGACACCTTCATCCGAGCGCCCTGGTGGGCCATGAACCAGCGTCCACAGTTTTACGAATCCGTCAATTCGACACGAAACCGAGCTCCTAAACCATCCCCTCCTTCCAGGGATTCGACATGACGATGGGACAACACACTCGGTGGATCGTTTCGGCTTTGTTGATGGGGATATTGCTCGGAGTACCTGGATGTAAAGACCTGCGAGAAGTCGATGATCTCAATATCGTGTTAGCCGTCGGTATCGACGAAACACAGGATCAACGGATTCGAGTCACCACAGAAATCGTGGATCCAGCGAATAGTCGTGGACCAAGCTCAGGTGCGGGTACGGGCAAGCGAGATGAAGCTACAATTACACGCCAACAAACCGGAAGTACCATCGAAGAGGCGGTCGGGCTATTG from Alicyclobacillus sp. SO9 includes the following:
- a CDS encoding spore germination protein, yielding MRRKTTWLQFRSKSKRRSLRKQLQDISFWNVSDDPAEIPSELQESLALIQDEWAKCADVQYQHLHVQGVPVCLVFISNLIDQETAQRTLMEPLTRYEQGKVTLPALKDTLNALMTEETSQISAIHQAIAQGKVVALVDGQSGALLVDVNKFPARAIETSQNEPTIQGPQEAFIESLQTNLALVRKRLRTSKLKIETLPVGTKTNVQLALLYVEGIVKPGLVEEAHQRLQRIQIDGIISANEIREMIGDAPFSPFRLTEVTERPDRTVAGLLQGRICFLIDGTPTAISVPVVFVGGLISAEDYYGHFMTALPLRILRHAMYWSSLLLPSLYIALLSYNQDLVPTPLLISLEAQHEGIPFPTIVEAIGMQTTFEALREAGLRLPRAVGQSVSIVGTLIIGDAAVNASIVSPGMVIVVAAAGVASYTTPSQDLVNTNRILQYPFMIVASLLGLYGIVALGLVLVIHMVSLRSFGVPYMAPLAPFSWPEMRDTFIRAPWWAMNQRPQFYESVNSTRNRAPKPSPPSRDST